The following proteins are encoded in a genomic region of Vigna radiata var. radiata cultivar VC1973A unplaced genomic scaffold, Vradiata_ver6 scaffold_332, whole genome shotgun sequence:
- the LOC106778455 gene encoding uncharacterized protein LOC106778455 → MANPSGNHQEHTHVSSSAPETSGAALAMKHNPGISLDWTAEEQAILEDGLSKYASESNIVRYAKIALQLQHKTVRDVALRVRWMNKKENSKRRKDDHNLTRKSKDKKERVSDPAVKSSNFAARSNVSPYAPPMITMDNDDGISYTAIGGPTGELLEQNAQALNQISTNLSAFQVQENINLFCQTRDNILKIVNELNDSPEVMKQMPPLPVKVNEELANSILPRTALPPQSS, encoded by the exons ATGGCGAACCCATCTGGGAACCATCAAGAACACACGCACGTGTCGTCTTCTGCTCCGGAGACTTCAGGTGCGGCTCTCGCCATGAAGCACAACCCTGGCATCTCCCTCGATTGGACCGCCGAAGAACAAGCCATTCTAGAAGATGGACTCTCCaa GTATGCCTCAGAATCCAACATAGTGCGCTATGCGAAGATTGCTCTACAGTTACAGCATAAAACAGTTCGTGATGTAGCACTGCGGGTCAGGTGGATGAAT aagaaagaaaatagcaAGAGAAGGAAGGATGATCATAATTTAACTCGgaaaagtaaagataaaaag GAAAGGGTTTCTGATCCTGCAGTAAAGTCATCTAACTTTGCTGCTCGGTCCAATGTCTCTCCTTATGCTCCACCGATGATTACAATGGACAACGATGATGGCATCTCTTATACAG CAATTGGTGGTCCCACCGGTGAGCTATTAGAGCAAAATGCACAGGCCTTGAATCAAATCTCCACAAATCTTTCTGCTTTCCAG GTTCAGGAGAACATCAATCTTTTCTGCCAAACTAGAGACAACATCCTTAAAATTGTGAACGA GTTAAATGATTCACCAGAGGTGATGAAGCAAATGCCACCTCTTCCTGTGAAGGTGAATGAAGAGCTAGCGAATTCCATACTTCCAAGAACAGCTCTCCCTCCACAATCATCATAA